Within Eriocheir sinensis breed Jianghai 21 unplaced genomic scaffold, ASM2467909v1 Scaffold419, whole genome shotgun sequence, the genomic segment tgcccccaCATTCACTTTCAAACTCCTGAAGTCGGAGGTGAGACTCTATTATGATAAGAGAAGAGCGTGTAAGCCTTCAAGCAGGGGGCCACTTACCTAAATACTTCCCTACGTTTACTTTCAAACTCCCAAAATGGCGTGAGAGACTGtttgagatgagagaagagagagtataAGAATGCGGGCTCTAAATACTTCCCCACATTCactttgagactgtttatgatGAGAGATAAAGAGCGTGTAAGCCTTCAAGCAGGGGGCCACTTACCCTGAAGAGCGCCTCCCGTTTCTTGGTCTTGCTGCGGGCGGGGACGGTGACGCGGTAGAGCGGCTCCAGGAACTCGGGCGGGTTGTCGTTGACGTCGCTCACGGTGATGAAGACCGGGGTGACGGAGGACAGCTGGCCGTCGCTCACCCGCACCCACAGCTCGTACTCCGCCTGTTCCTCCCTGTCCAGCGGCACCAGGGTTGTGAGGGCGCCTGGGGGAGAGGGTGTGAGTGTCGGCGGCGGGGAAGGCAAGGGGGCCaagttatcgtgtgtgtgtgtgtgtgtgtgtgtgtgtgtgtgtgtgtgtgtgtgtgtgtgtgtgtgtaatgataccactactactactactactactactactactactactactactactattactgttattactactactactactactactactactactactactactactactactactactactactactactacaacaactactactactactactactactactactaccactacaaatggtaataataagaataaatggtgtgtgggataataataataataataataataataataataataataataataataataataataataataataataataatgtcgttATTCAGAGCGTCGCGTGATGCAATACTACAATTCCTGTCTCTTTTTAAATAGGGTTCAAGGGTTTGGTTTCCCAGCACACACCACGTAGCACATATTAGCCTTGTTCATAGAGAGATGCCGCGGTAGTATTTAGATCTTTTCGTCGTTATTCAGAGCGGCGCGTGATGCAATACTACAATTCCTGGCTCTTTTCATAATACGCTTGTGAGTTTTTGTTTCCCGCCTGGCGCCATCAAAATAGACTTaccgtatgtgtatttttttttttcactattcagAGCGGCGCGAGATGCAATACTAGATTCTTAGCTCTTATAATATGCGTGTAGGTTTTTGTGAAGTAGGTTTTTCTTTCCCGCCAACAAGATTGACTTACCGTGTATGTATTTTGAGCTTTTTGTCATTATTCAGAGCGGCGCGTGATGCAATAATATAATTCTTGGCTCTGTTTTAATACGCTTGTAGGTTTTTGTGTCTCACCCCCGCCGAGCAGCACATATTGGCCTTGTTTACAAAGAGAATGCCGCGGTAATTATGAATCCCTTTGAAGCTTTTTTCCCTCGCTGCGAATGTTAGTACGAGTGAGGTAAAAACTACTCACTTACTGACATTATCACGGCAGGTTTGTGAGAGTCCACGCTCTACTACAcaagaaattacattattattacaaCATGAAAGGTACTTACTGTGATGGCTTTACACTCTGAGAGATAATTAGTTGACGGCTATAACACAGTTCGAGTCATTATtcattacttcactcataagaactaataatgagagaaaatgcAGCGGTCAACACCtatagatgacacacacacacacacacacacacacacacacacacacagactcagcagCAATAAACGAGTGTCTAGAATGACTTAACTCTTTgacaggagagtatcaagacacctcttcaaccCCTTCTGAGAAACCTTTTGGAACTCTCAATCACATTCTTGGGAGCAGTAggtttgcgggcttttttttttccttgttttatatttattttcccttaactttttcttcctcagatgtACACAGAAATAAACATTCTGCTACTTCTTTGCCTGTCTGCGGGTGTATGAAGCGAGGTGGTTGGTTCCCTTCGGTGAGGTTTTGCGGTCTTCATCTTcccttgttttttatttgtttgcccttaacttttctttcctccggtGTGGTTACATAGAAATTGACAGGTTggcccttccttacctgtctgggGAAGTATCTTGAAGCGAGGCAATTGGTTTCCTTCGGTGAGGTTTTGCGGTCTTCATTTTCCCTTGTTCTTTATTTGTTTGcccttaacttttctttcctccggtGTGGTTACATAGAAATTGACAGGTTGGCCCTTCCTTACTTGTCTGGGGGAGTATCTTGAAatcttgttttatatttgtttgctCTTAACTTTTGCTTCCTCAGCGTGGTATACATAGAAATAAACAGGTTGCTCCTTCCTTGCCTGTCTGCGCGTGTATCTTGGAGCGAGGTAATTGGTTCCCTTTGATGATGTTTTGTgggctttttatttccttttatatttgtttgcccTTAAATTTTCCTTCCTGAAATGTACACTCTCCACAAAAAGTTCTCGAACACTTTAAGTACCATGCATTCTGAGATATACGGACGAAGAATTTTGAGACAACTCTCCCTGTGTTAACGAGTGGTAGCCCTGTGTACACATGCTCTGTGTGAAGGAGTGAGATGCCAATGGCTCAGTATTACATGCGCACTGATATGTCTTGTCGCTTGATCTCGATAATGTATTGTTAATATGCTGTGGTGTAAGGTgaaaaaaggttgccgtccggtggccgaatggactgcgtctagacggcaagcggactgccaccagTGGCCAACAGATGGCGGTTAACTggtgaacggcgaccggatggcgagaggacgccgtctggttgccgtcaggtAGTAGGTGGTCGCcgatgttcgccgtccactttgtatctgtcattggccgtggtcggcGTCCGGTCTCCCACAACACGGCGAGTTGTGTGGCGACCGGTGGTAGGCTGGATGGCAAATGGATGCCGTCCAATCGCCACATGGTGGCCATCTACTGGCGGCATAATTGCCGCGTGGTTGGCGCCTGCTCTCCGTTCTAATGGCTGCTATCTGCGTCTGGGCTGATTGCGGACCGCCACCGCTCTCAACGACTGGAGGAGACTAATCGAGGTCAGATCATTGTAGGCGGAGCGACCGTAATAAAAGGACGGCGTTCCAGTCGAAGTTTAGCATTCGCCCCAGCATCCGACTACCTGTGACCAGCCTCTCTCAACACCTCCTGCCTCCATCTGCCCACCGCAACGGCTTCTGCCACTCGTATACCTACTGTCAACAATTTAGAGGGCACGTCAACTGCAGCctcaggaggaagtggaagattgtTCCCTCCTAGATGGTGCCCAGGAGATAGATGCGGACGAGAAAGACGACTTAGAAGTTCATATTGTCTCCCAACACGAAGAAATCATCCCTGACGACGACGAGTCTCACGCCGGCGTGAGAGCGGAAAGTCGCCAACTTGGAAGGACTATATCGACGGAGGAACCACCTGAGGAGGACAGCGACAGTGACTGCAGTGCTGGTGTTGAACGCGCCCCCAGCCCGGCTTCCACCAGCTCCTGAATGCGTCAGCTCCAGCCAGTGAGTATTACGAGGCGTTTGGACGAAGCCCTTCTCAAGGTGGCCACCAGAAGGTCCGCCAGCCCGGACATGGCACACACGTTGGAGTCGGCCCTGAACTTGAGTGCCAACTCCAGGGCAGGATTTTGCCATTGGTTGGGCATCGAGGCTAAAGGGCTGAGTGAAACATCGTGGAGGCTTTTCACGAAGGAGGCCATGACGCTTCTCCTGTAGTGCTTCGAAAGGAACGCCCTACAGCAACCTGTCCAGCCACAACCTGACCCCTCGCTCCCACCACCACAGTAGCAGTACCACCCACATCCGCCAGTACGACCACAACACCCGCCTATGACGACGTACTACCCAGGAACACCACAACCACGGTGGCCTACAGCTTTCTGGCAGGGAGTTACATGGACCCCTTTTGGGGGGTTGAATCTGTCTGGTTTGACAGAAATCATGGATCATCAATCGCCACGGCAACGCGACCACAGGAACCAAGACAGGAACAGCAGCGAGCCCAACACCCCCCAACACCCAAGCCGTCGTTCTGTGTAAATGTGCGATGttccatttacttttttgtatacatgttctttttcattatatcaaacctttaacccggtagcagcgacgggccaaatttgtggctttaccgtgcacaagcgatgggccaaatttctgccatgatataaacctcccaaaattgatgatgcataaactgatcacacatgcgttgatatatattatgaaatggtttgcgtgagtgatgtttctttctcattattttacttagaggggcctttaacctaacctaacctaacctaacatagcctaagaaatatgacccccgcagctaccgggttaaatatctGCATTGCTTCAATAGCCTTTACCGTCGCTTACCTCATAAAATTGTACAATTATACTCTGTCCAAGTTGGTTTGAAGGtaaatgctacacacacacacacacacacacacacacacacacacacacacacacacacacacacacacacactgatagctcaatcggttagagcgccgcgctgcaaggcttcacggccaaacaggcggcggttagagcataacacacacacacacacacacacacacacacacacacacacactgatatctcaatcggttagagcgccgcgctgcaaggcttcacggccaaacaggcggcggttagagccccgctcaggccagattctttccgttgactaggaatggttactgtaaccccttgagcaagggggatggggtgtgtggtgtgtgaggtcctggcagtatccagaaatcgactataatgagcacttgctcacgtcgtgagggtacctgctggcgaaagcgagtccaactcgtgatcaggccgtggtgaattacacacacacacacacacacacacacacacacacacattaatttatttatacattcccTTACACATCTATTGAAGCACATGGGTGCCCTTATATACTTGTATACAGCAAATATCAgtttacaaatacacacacacacacacacacacacacacacacacacacacacacacacacaaaacatatatatagatatatatatatatatatatatatatatatatatatatatatatatatatatatatatatatatatatatatatatatatatatatatagggtactatatacacacacacacacacacacacactgcaactaCACTTTGCTAATACACAGTGAGGTTATTTTTGTATTGGGTAATATTTTATAAACTTTGATTTAAAATGGAGTACGTTTTCGTTTCTTTGATGTCAGGAGGtgattgattatatatttcatgagCTGCTTCACTTGTAGCTCTTGCTCCGAAGAGTCACTATTGGTTTGGGGACATGTATATTTTGTTGTCTTGTGTTGCTGTCCGTCATGCTGTTAACAACTGGGAGTGTTAAGAAGTGGTCTGGGTGACTTGTTTAAAGATCATAGCTGCTCTGTCCAGAgtaatttgtttctttatatttagACGTTTAAGTTCATTTAGTATTGGTGTGACGTGATAATATTTCCTAGCACTGCCATAtgcagagagaggtggaggaggcagggtGAAGAGAGGTCCActcctgcattccttccttctccactccctgcttcaatccactccctccctctctcccatggaGATATAAAGGGTGGAGTCGAACCGCtcgtaaaaaaggttgccgtccggtggccgaatggactgcgtctggacggcaagcggactgccaccggtggccgacaggtgaccattaactgttgaacggcgaccggatggcaagcggacgccgtctggttcGACACGACTGCTCGGCCACCAGCGTGGTCGggaagcggtgggtgtgaatcgcagcattttggggtcgcTGGTGGTCGTTATCAGGTCGTAGGGTCAGTGTGACTATAGCTTAACCGTATTTTTATAATTGGTTATATGTTGCGGTGATAATTCCTCGCCACCAGTGCGTTTTATCGTCTGTAGGATGACGGCATTCTGGTATTAACTAATTTAGCACCGGGTCACTGACATTAGGTCGTCATTGCGTTACAGAAATTATTGACAATTTTTTTGAGGCTGTCGTGAGGATAAAAAAACAATTGTAACCCATTCCGCTTCAGGACGTTATCAGTCAGTTTAAATGCTGTGGCTGACGTCATTCCTATTCAAATGAGGGAATGATaattccaggtggtagtttgagtataattgccagtaaaagtatgtaaaattaaaatatctgccaaaatcaATACTTAAACCACATACTGCGACACCTTGGTTAAGTGTAAAATATATGAGGATGAGAGGCACTGATATAATAATGAGTGTATGCACCGCCTGCGCCGATTATCTGTTAAGTCTGCTTCGAAGCTTCGAGgcgtgtcactagtggagcctgtttcCACATATCTGTTGGGCCATGGTGATACGGTAGAGATGGACACACCAATCCGCCGTGCTGTTCGGAGATATCTGAGGCCTTCAGTGTGAAGGATAATAATGACTGcgccggtcttgtggggtctccaCTGAAACTAACAAGCGCATGACTTACTGCGGCCATCAACACAGGATCGAAACATATCATATACAGTAATGGATTCAGATGCGTCATCACAATCAGGGGTGCCAACCATTCCGAGGCGACTTGTCGCGATCGATtcattttcacatccatcgtGCCAAGGTGTTCGATGACTTTTTGTTAAGAGTGTTCACAGAAATAGACAGGTTGCtctttccttgcctgtctgcgGGTGTATCTTGAAGCGCGCTAATGGGTTCACTTTGGTAATGTTTTGCAGACTTTTCTTCCCCAGTTTATACTTTTgtttgcccttaaattgcttcctCGGATGTAAACAAGAATAAACAGGCTGGCCCTTACTAACCTG encodes:
- the LOC126992208 gene encoding cadherin-22-like; the encoded protein is MPQTEEPAYHTYVAENLPPDTSVIALRASDGDLAPSNISFAITKGNQLARFEIHPQTGALTTLVPLDREEQAEYELWVRVSDGQLSSVTPVFITVSDVNDNPPEFLEPLYRVTVPARSKTKKREALFRVSGPLLEGLHALYLSS